One window of Silurus meridionalis isolate SWU-2019-XX chromosome 9, ASM1480568v1, whole genome shotgun sequence genomic DNA carries:
- the r3hdm4 gene encoding R3H domain-containing protein 4: MVVLNRNASNEEHDIILIEERCSSLPSSPAKRVSPAKRKQFFISQAIRNSDLIPKAKGKKSLRRQENTRYLDNLLERDECSKDETEARETASATVFTEAWTNGNYMKYWSDFMNRSGEEQERVLAQLEQETPRQMNPSFTAQACFQRIDRKLRATLKRKHVPKTTLEILESDLLTFFEAHPQSTYVAELSSSFERLLLHAICQYMDLASASTDCNGARQTKVVNKQGEFLPPSPLLSAYLGQKS; the protein is encoded by the exons ATGGTTGTACTGAACAGGAACGCCAGCAATGAAGAACACGATATAAT tCTGATAGAAGAGCGCTGCTCTTCGTTGCCTAGCTCTCCTGCTAAACGGGTATCTCCAGCCAAAAGGAAGCAGTTCTTCATCAGCCAGGCCATACGCAATTCTGACCTTATACCCAAAgccaaggggaaaaaaagtttgagAAGACAGGAGAATA CTCGCTACCTGGACAATCTCCTGGAGCGGGACGAGTGCTCCAAAGATGAGACGGAAGCGCGCGAGACGGCCTCAGCGACGGTTTTTACCGAAGCGTGGACAAATGGAAACTATATGAAG TACTGGAGTGACTTCATGAACCGCTCAGGAGAGGAGCAGGAGAGAGTGTTGGCCCAGCTGGAGCAGGAAACACCAAGACAGA TGAATCCCTCCTTCACCGCTCAGGCATGCTTCCAAAGAATTGATCGGAAGCTGCGTGCAACACTGAAACGCAAACACGTTCCCAAG ACGACTCTGGAGATCCTGGAAAGTGATCTGCTGACGTTTTTTGAAGCTCATCCACAATCTACATACGTTGCAGAACTTAGCAGCAG ttttgagagactgctgctTCACGCCATCTGTCAGTACATGGACCTCGCCTCAGCAA GCACCGACTGTAACGGCGCACGACAGACAAAGGTTGTCAACAAGCAAGGGGAGTTCCTTCCTCCTTCACCGTTGCTCTCGGCATATTTGGGTCAGAAGAGCTGA